A single genomic interval of Salinarchaeum sp. IM2453 harbors:
- a CDS encoding antitoxin VapB family protein, whose product MGTKQVRLDEDVYAKIADEKQPDETFSETVERLITSWQLTEFDLGLDADGLDQFTEAVADIEQTTAENVDETIETVSANEQRDR is encoded by the coding sequence ATGGGGACAAAACAGGTCCGCCTTGATGAGGATGTGTATGCCAAAATCGCCGACGAGAAGCAACCTGACGAAACCTTCAGTGAGACAGTCGAGCGACTGATCACAAGCTGGCAGCTCACGGAATTCGACCTTGGCCTCGACGCGGATGGACTAGATCAATTCACCGAAGCGGTTGCAGATATCGAGCAGACGACTGCCGAAAACGTCGACGAGACAATTGAGACGGTGAGTGCAAACGAGCAACGGGATAGATGA
- a CDS encoding MarR family transcriptional regulator, whose product MVNQQHEPSEYEERVLEVLKEGRDDDRPWGYTTPSRVAERFDIPRQRINEAIGRLEAAGWIEQVEENGTLVRGLYSFVDDPREH is encoded by the coding sequence GTGGTCAACCAGCAGCACGAACCGTCCGAGTACGAAGAAAGAGTCTTAGAAGTTCTCAAGGAGGGGCGGGACGACGACCGGCCTTGGGGCTATACGACACCTTCCCGTGTCGCCGAGCGGTTCGATATCCCTCGCCAGCGTATCAACGAAGCGATCGGCCGACTTGAGGCTGCAGGATGGATAGAACAGGTTGAGGAGAATGGTACTCTAGTTCGAGGATTGTACTCTTTTGTCGACGACCCCCGAGAACACTAA
- a CDS encoding AAA domain-containing protein — protein MVTPVLPVINDHFALTSVSRGLLSVVDQFDPTWTINTFDPQDHRPDAPLLREIFHEQFLGDAVPYLSDDDGIRLHVGRGPLAEGPAADAVDQDNPDPDGWYRIRKRSGGQFPVEYLWAALPQQPDDDRPRLHPDVVDEWAIEDEHRVLYRKEINRFYYRTDDTKQPLKRDDVAYLVERLSYALQRLVEAIPYKDVYHPKEPLDVTQLDGFELPVGGLPDAARDVLCIEAGARRDETIKQYRTSPRDRVRGGRSFPIRCTDHAIADDGTLTITGELAYDALFADPATAAKVAQRIRVRGSNGAGSGSWRVLTRLASTPDTADIGSTSGRPEANIDTAEDIKHSPPVVIDDLDPETGTVVLTAMPHRFQRHGSRFRVDHCGWQTPTGSNLEDPAQPPADRDGYVAQRPPVQINTGDVYMLDPMVDDFGAPKADRALRRGTIEHNALWQHLQAYQQSGQLPPVALGAPAAITTFCERLTTTDECLTPNDAQRQFIAAIDRPIVPLQGPPGTGKTSGAIAPALLARAYARSSNNQLFTGLVVGPSHEAVDATLSGVAACLDDWLEAHNTLDELELVRVLPTAPAATAERVDTDMPNVDVTYCGYHSEDGTATLRRLANAMGPGTTSGASQQLLFATPPTLYQVINTVAKTLAAIDGTSAPAGMRYPPGLADVVCLDEASMLDLPELFLSTSVLKPTGQTLLVGDHRQLATVTEYDWEQTRRKPIDDLQAHRSALEYVQYLATTAQPGSTTAGSHQTTVSMVHSRNDDHDCTGGDQ, from the coding sequence ATGGTCACTCCTGTCTTGCCGGTTATCAACGACCATTTTGCGCTGACGTCGGTCTCACGGGGGTTGCTGAGCGTTGTCGATCAGTTCGACCCAACCTGGACGATTAACACGTTTGATCCACAGGATCACCGGCCGGACGCGCCGCTGCTACGAGAGATCTTTCACGAGCAGTTTCTCGGTGACGCGGTACCGTATCTCAGCGACGATGATGGCATCCGCCTGCATGTGGGCCGCGGGCCCCTCGCCGAGGGTCCAGCTGCTGACGCCGTTGATCAGGACAATCCGGATCCTGATGGCTGGTACCGGATTCGCAAGCGCAGCGGCGGCCAGTTTCCAGTCGAGTACCTCTGGGCAGCCCTGCCACAGCAGCCCGATGATGATCGGCCCCGACTTCACCCGGATGTTGTCGATGAGTGGGCAATCGAAGACGAGCATCGAGTGCTGTATCGCAAGGAAATCAACCGGTTTTACTACCGGACCGATGATACCAAACAGCCACTCAAGCGCGATGATGTGGCGTATCTTGTTGAACGACTCAGTTACGCTCTGCAGCGACTCGTTGAGGCCATTCCCTACAAAGATGTCTATCACCCAAAGGAGCCACTTGATGTGACACAACTGGATGGCTTTGAACTGCCCGTTGGCGGGCTGCCCGATGCGGCTCGGGATGTCTTGTGCATTGAGGCTGGTGCCCGGCGGGACGAGACGATCAAGCAGTACCGAACCAGTCCCCGTGACCGTGTTCGTGGCGGCCGATCGTTCCCGATTCGGTGTACTGATCACGCGATTGCAGATGATGGGACGCTGACGATCACCGGCGAACTGGCTTATGATGCGTTGTTTGCCGACCCAGCGACGGCTGCCAAGGTTGCCCAGCGTATCCGGGTCCGCGGCAGCAATGGCGCGGGTAGCGGCAGTTGGCGGGTACTCACCCGCCTTGCAAGCACGCCGGACACAGCCGACATTGGTAGCACCTCTGGCCGTCCCGAGGCCAACATTGACACCGCAGAAGACATCAAACATTCCCCGCCGGTCGTTATCGACGACCTCGATCCGGAGACTGGAACCGTCGTCCTGACGGCCATGCCACATCGCTTCCAGCGCCATGGCAGTCGGTTCCGGGTTGATCACTGTGGCTGGCAAACGCCAACCGGGAGCAATCTTGAGGATCCAGCGCAGCCACCGGCCGATCGTGATGGCTACGTTGCTCAGCGGCCACCAGTCCAGATCAACACCGGCGACGTGTACATGCTGGATCCCATGGTCGATGACTTTGGCGCACCGAAAGCGGACCGGGCCCTTCGTCGTGGTACAATCGAGCACAACGCCCTCTGGCAACACCTACAGGCGTACCAGCAGTCGGGCCAGTTACCGCCGGTTGCGCTTGGTGCGCCCGCAGCCATTACGACCTTCTGTGAACGTCTGACCACAACTGATGAATGCTTGACACCCAACGACGCCCAGCGGCAGTTCATTGCGGCAATTGATCGCCCGATTGTCCCATTGCAGGGTCCGCCTGGGACCGGTAAGACAAGCGGTGCCATTGCGCCAGCATTGCTTGCCCGGGCGTATGCTCGCAGCAGCAACAATCAGTTGTTCACCGGCCTTGTTGTCGGGCCATCGCATGAGGCTGTTGATGCCACACTGTCCGGTGTAGCGGCCTGTCTGGATGACTGGCTGGAAGCACACAATACACTGGATGAGCTGGAACTGGTTCGTGTCCTACCAACCGCACCGGCGGCGACGGCCGAGCGTGTTGATACTGACATGCCCAATGTAGATGTCACCTACTGTGGTTATCACAGCGAGGACGGCACCGCCACGCTCCGCCGGCTGGCCAACGCCATGGGCCCCGGGACTACCAGTGGGGCCTCACAGCAGTTGTTATTCGCGACTCCACCAACCCTGTATCAGGTCATCAACACCGTCGCCAAGACATTGGCAGCAATCGATGGAACGAGTGCGCCGGCTGGTATGCGGTATCCACCCGGCCTCGCGGATGTGGTCTGTCTGGATGAAGCCAGTATGCTTGATCTCCCCGAGTTGTTCCTGTCGACAAGTGTACTCAAGCCGACCGGACAGACGTTACTGGTCGGAGATCACCGGCAATTAGCAACGGTCACCGAGTACGACTGGGAACAGACACGGCGCAAACCCATCGACGACCTGCAGGCCCACCGGTCGGCACTGGAGTATGTTCAGTACCTGGCTACGACCGCCCAGCCCGGATCAACAACGGCCGGATCCCATCAGACCACCGTGTCGATGGTACACAGCAGGAACGACGACCACGATTGCACCGGAGGTGACCAGTGA
- a CDS encoding transposase, protein MSRRTNGHSSVSTFGRHVSLSLPNPQGTSRSCPRCGSTGHTCKSPDHQQEHWCGGHFRCDNARCGFESDRDYTGALNVAQSSSSVPVLYGVLLKTTEN, encoded by the coding sequence GTGTCTCGCCGAACCAACGGTCACAGCAGTGTCTCCACCTTCGGAAGGCATGTCTCCCTGAGTCTCCCGAACCCGCAGGGAACGAGTCGGTCGTGTCCTCGCTGTGGTTCGACCGGGCACACCTGCAAGTCACCCGACCACCAGCAAGAACACTGGTGCGGCGGACACTTCCGGTGTGACAATGCTCGGTGTGGGTTCGAGAGCGACCGGGACTACACCGGGGCACTGAACGTAGCTCAATCGTCCAGCAGTGTACCTGTTTTGTACGGTGTGCTACTGAAAACTACTGAAAATTAG
- a CDS encoding PIN domain-containing protein: MIVDTSLLIALDQNDSNAVETVQRLEADGIPLRIPTVVIVELYVSVGLGTDPNANAAALEALVANYPVVPLDENTARKAGLILGVHRASDSKPQLGGFDAIVAATGLVRAEPILTNDTDDFGSVDGLAVESW, encoded by the coding sequence ATGATCGTCGACACGAGTCTGCTGATTGCACTGGATCAGAACGATAGTAACGCAGTCGAGACCGTACAACGACTCGAAGCAGATGGAATTCCACTTCGCATCCCGACGGTCGTAATCGTTGAACTGTACGTCTCGGTTGGACTGGGAACCGATCCAAACGCAAACGCGGCCGCACTCGAAGCGCTCGTGGCGAATTATCCGGTTGTTCCCCTCGATGAAAATACTGCTCGCAAAGCTGGACTGATTTTGGGTGTGCACAGAGCGAGCGATTCGAAGCCCCAACTCGGGGGCTTCGATGCCATCGTCGCGGCGACTGGGCTCGTCCGTGCTGAACCGATTCTGACCAACGACACGGACGACTTCGGGAGTGTCGATGGATTGGCTGTCGAATCATGGTGA
- a CDS encoding PIN domain-containing protein, which produces MSGGYVFDTEAVIAFLYNEPGHEAVAELLDEVFTGDADGFLTETNASEVFYLIARFEGVDDTPTDASLRDADRDIRALVRQGLDLEAADWRRAAELKAGGSLSLADAYAVALAHERDATLVARADDDFDALPVDVDLSRFRDHGV; this is translated from the coding sequence ATGAGCGGCGGGTACGTCTTCGATACTGAAGCGGTCATCGCCTTTCTGTACAACGAACCCGGCCACGAAGCCGTCGCTGAGCTTCTCGACGAAGTCTTCACTGGCGACGCTGACGGGTTCCTCACTGAAACAAACGCAAGTGAAGTGTTCTATCTCATTGCTCGGTTCGAAGGTGTCGATGACACGCCGACAGACGCCTCGCTGCGGGACGCTGATCGAGATATTCGGGCTCTCGTGCGGCAGGGATTGGACCTCGAAGCGGCTGATTGGCGACGCGCAGCAGAACTGAAAGCCGGTGGGAGTCTCTCACTTGCCGATGCATACGCTGTTGCGCTCGCCCACGAACGTGACGCGACACTCGTCGCCAGGGCTGACGATGATTTTGATGCGTTGCCTGTCGACGTTGATCTGTCCCGGTTCCGAGACCACGGTGTTTGA
- a CDS encoding AbrB/MazE/SpoVT family DNA-binding domain-containing protein → MSSTTNEPKVVRVSQKGQATIPKGLREKFGIETPGEVFVYEEQGRIIIEPVPSADELHGIHAGEHERGAVLDRVREMKKAEKHTEEKRAERLHPSEDA, encoded by the coding sequence ATGAGTAGTACAACAAACGAACCAAAAGTAGTACGAGTGTCGCAGAAAGGGCAGGCCACGATTCCGAAGGGGCTGCGAGAGAAGTTTGGGATCGAGACGCCGGGCGAGGTGTTCGTCTACGAAGAGCAGGGCCGCATCATCATCGAACCAGTACCGTCGGCGGATGAGCTCCATGGAATCCACGCCGGAGAGCACGAACGCGGTGCGGTACTGGATCGGGTTCGTGAGATGAAGAAGGCAGAGAAACACACAGAAGAAAAGCGAGCTGAACGGCTACACCCGTCCGAGGACGCATGA
- a CDS encoding AbrB/MazE/SpoVT family DNA-binding domain-containing protein → MGQMECYPKIRQRGVVTIPEEVRDGLNLEEGDQLKLTVEKLD, encoded by the coding sequence ATGGGTCAGATGGAATGTTATCCGAAGATACGACAGCGCGGTGTCGTTACAATCCCAGAAGAAGTCCGAGACGGGCTTAATCTGGAAGAAGGCGACCAGTTGAAACTCACCGTCGAAAAACTCGACTAA
- a CDS encoding ribbon-helix-helix domain-containing protein — protein MSEATTGANEEDEIVTVNFKLTESFLDEIDDTWQGRGFNSRSEFIRYTLRDAVEFPTFDRDELIALLEAEEDVRTGRTVSAEEARERFGTDDE, from the coding sequence ATGTCTGAAGCAACTACAGGGGCAAACGAAGAAGATGAGATTGTTACGGTGAATTTCAAGCTCACCGAATCGTTCCTTGACGAAATTGACGACACGTGGCAGGGACGTGGCTTTAACAGCCGGAGTGAGTTTATTCGCTATACCCTGCGCGACGCTGTGGAGTTTCCGACGTTCGACCGTGACGAACTCATTGCCCTTCTTGAGGCTGAAGAGGATGTCCGGACAGGACGAACAGTGTCGGCAGAGGAGGCACGCGAGCGGTTCGGCACGGACGATGAGTGA
- a CDS encoding RNA-guided endonuclease TnpB family protein, with translation MKHTLRFRAYLPDDVASEAWRHIDILRQIRNHAVRDYYNSDYNDRPSDYDQHSKLKDWTDQWPTFADPSQHAAQQAISQIHSDLETLQERRNEGYDVGRLQWQGAGEFRSVSYNQSSRFNVDYNTGDDRFVRLRLEKIGWFKIRADRDVPPAEDIDEVILKQETTGEWYVSLVTTVEDTPEKLPLSEIEAEDCVGVDLGITSYIHTSENLSVDTLDLSDEYDRYAREQRKLNRKEHGSNNWENQRRKVAQAKRTIKRKVRDYQHKLTTWLVTEYDFVAVEDLDVKPMLETSQNAKNKQDAAWSQFIELLEYKADLHGTHVEKVKPGGTTKECAVCGVETAKPIWVREHSCPACGHTEDRDLNAAKNILYRGLKQLGLGQSESTPVETALPTLTPHREAVSAKRVVEAGSPGA, from the coding sequence ATGAAACATACGCTTCGCTTCCGCGCGTACCTGCCCGACGACGTGGCAAGCGAAGCGTGGCGGCACATCGACATTCTCCGGCAGATTCGTAATCACGCTGTCCGAGACTACTATAACTCAGACTACAACGACAGGCCATCTGACTACGACCAACACAGCAAACTCAAAGACTGGACAGACCAGTGGCCCACCTTTGCCGACCCGTCACAACACGCCGCACAACAGGCTATCAGCCAAATTCACAGCGACCTAGAGACGCTGCAAGAACGCCGAAACGAAGGCTACGATGTTGGGCGGTTGCAGTGGCAAGGGGCAGGCGAATTTCGGTCAGTGTCGTACAATCAGTCAAGTCGCTTCAACGTGGATTACAACACGGGCGACGACCGATTCGTGCGACTCCGACTCGAAAAGATTGGCTGGTTCAAAATCCGAGCAGACCGCGACGTACCACCAGCAGAGGACATTGACGAGGTAATCCTAAAACAAGAGACGACTGGCGAATGGTACGTCTCACTCGTCACCACTGTCGAAGACACACCCGAGAAACTGCCACTCAGTGAGATTGAAGCCGAGGACTGCGTGGGCGTTGACCTTGGTATCACCAGCTACATCCACACTTCGGAGAACCTGTCCGTTGATACACTCGACCTGTCCGATGAGTACGACCGCTACGCGCGCGAACAGCGGAAACTCAACCGGAAAGAACACGGGTCCAACAATTGGGAGAACCAACGCCGGAAAGTCGCCCAAGCGAAACGAACAATCAAGCGGAAGGTGCGAGACTACCAGCATAAGCTCACTACGTGGCTTGTCACAGAGTACGATTTCGTGGCCGTCGAAGACTTGGATGTGAAACCGATGCTGGAAACCAGCCAGAACGCCAAGAACAAGCAGGATGCCGCGTGGTCGCAGTTTATCGAACTGCTGGAGTACAAGGCTGACCTACACGGCACACACGTCGAAAAGGTGAAGCCGGGAGGAACAACCAAAGAATGCGCTGTGTGTGGTGTCGAAACAGCCAAGCCAATCTGGGTACGCGAGCATTCGTGTCCAGCGTGCGGCCATACGGAAGACCGCGACCTCAACGCGGCGAAGAATATTCTCTACAGAGGACTCAAGCAGTTAGGGCTGGGACAGTCCGAATCCACGCCTGTGGAGACTGCGCTCCCTACGCTCACGCCTCACCGGGAGGCTGTGAGTGCAAAGCGCGTCGTTGAAGCAGGAAGCCCCGGGGCTTGA
- a CDS encoding RNA-guided endonuclease TnpB family protein, which yields MAIEVTRTYVGSIQNQRQVCDGLDSLGDSASKIWNVARWTADRIWNATGEIPDEGTLKAYMKNQPCWKDLNAQSSQKVIEELSDAFQSWFDLRQKDPEANPPGYRKHGDDRLRSTVTFKADGFKHDPENNRVRLSKGKNLKEHRSDFLLCEYQTCPDVDLAEVNKVQNVRAVWTGDEWELHFVCKVSLETTDSTDDGVAGIDLGIKNIATVAFPDEYVLYPGNSLKEDKHYFTRSEYDTEGENGPSEKSMWARRKLAERETHFYHVLTDTIITECVERGVGTLAVSWPEDVRQSDWGKTGNKKLHTWAFDRIYQYLKYKGEIRGVEVLKENEWNTSKTCSSCGDDTKSNRVKRGLYVCSSCELVGNADCNGAENMRQKITPSPHGEDRSNGCVAQPSVHLFDRESGTFTTREQVVS from the coding sequence ATGGCGATTGAGGTCACTCGCACCTACGTTGGTTCGATCCAGAACCAGCGACAGGTCTGCGATGGCCTCGATTCGCTCGGAGACTCTGCCTCGAAAATCTGGAACGTCGCACGCTGGACAGCCGACCGCATCTGGAACGCAACAGGCGAAATCCCAGATGAAGGGACGCTCAAAGCGTATATGAAGAACCAACCGTGCTGGAAAGACTTGAACGCACAATCCAGTCAGAAAGTCATCGAAGAACTTTCTGATGCTTTCCAGTCGTGGTTCGACCTGCGGCAGAAAGACCCAGAGGCGAATCCGCCCGGCTACCGCAAACACGGTGATGACCGACTACGCAGTACGGTCACGTTCAAAGCAGACGGGTTCAAACACGACCCCGAAAACAACCGCGTCCGACTCTCAAAGGGGAAGAACCTGAAGGAACACCGTTCCGATTTCCTGCTCTGCGAGTACCAGACCTGTCCAGACGTTGACCTCGCGGAAGTCAACAAGGTGCAGAACGTTCGTGCCGTTTGGACGGGTGACGAGTGGGAACTGCACTTCGTCTGCAAAGTCAGCCTCGAAACCACCGACTCGACAGACGACGGAGTGGCAGGGATCGACCTTGGCATCAAGAACATCGCCACGGTCGCTTTCCCCGACGAGTACGTTCTTTACCCCGGCAATTCACTTAAAGAAGACAAGCACTACTTTACGCGATCAGAGTACGACACTGAGGGTGAGAACGGCCCGTCAGAAAAGTCGATGTGGGCGCGAAGGAAACTTGCAGAGCGTGAAACTCACTTCTACCACGTCCTCACGGACACGATTATCACTGAATGTGTTGAGCGCGGTGTTGGTACGCTTGCAGTGAGTTGGCCCGAAGACGTGCGCCAGTCCGACTGGGGCAAAACCGGCAACAAGAAACTGCACACGTGGGCGTTCGACCGCATCTACCAGTACCTCAAATACAAAGGCGAGATACGTGGTGTCGAGGTGCTGAAAGAGAACGAGTGGAACACCTCGAAAACGTGTTCCTCGTGTGGTGACGACACGAAGTCGAACCGTGTCAAACGTGGGTTGTACGTCTGCTCATCGTGTGAGCTGGTCGGGAACGCAGATTGTAATGGGGCGGAGAATATGCGTCAGAAGATAACTCCGAGTCCTCATGGAGAGGATAGGAGTAACGGCTGTGTGGCACAGCCCTCGGTACACCTGTTCGACCGCGAAAGCGGGACGTTCACCACGAGAGAACAGGTCGTATCGTAG
- a CDS encoding AAA domain-containing protein gives MAADEDTHRLRPTPLQFEQLTTSYRFDAELASLLTEFQYRADGITLTATNDRPLPAATVVAHTAGLEAVFGGDNSLVFVCYDDRGYQMVNPVETTLITALTQAINTSPSTARSDGGTTGPLGEGPDVPTTTSQSVPPTAKSDDAVPTVGVVTPHNAQRGRLEQFLSAQITANTVEQYQGGERDIIVVSATVTDPEFARREERFILNLRRLLVAISRSKLLTVVVCSTSLFEVAPQDSERLDDGPVWARLFTQAVGRDPQPAWTGPLAEFTGDKRTDHADVPVQVYPSEIDTSGGER, from the coding sequence ATGGCTGCCGATGAGGATACTCACCGACTGCGCCCGACGCCACTGCAGTTCGAGCAACTCACCACATCGTATCGGTTCGATGCAGAGCTGGCCAGTCTGCTCACCGAGTTTCAGTACCGGGCTGATGGGATCACGCTAACAGCCACGAACGACCGGCCACTCCCGGCAGCAACTGTTGTTGCTCATACCGCTGGGCTGGAGGCAGTGTTTGGCGGCGACAACTCGCTGGTGTTTGTCTGTTATGATGATCGTGGCTACCAGATGGTCAATCCTGTCGAGACCACGCTGATCACGGCACTCACCCAGGCGATCAACACGTCTCCATCGACAGCCCGCTCTGATGGTGGCACCACCGGGCCCCTCGGCGAGGGCCCCGATGTCCCCACGACCACCAGTCAGTCTGTTCCACCGACAGCCAAGTCCGACGACGCGGTTCCAACTGTCGGTGTTGTCACGCCCCACAACGCCCAGCGTGGCCGACTCGAACAGTTCCTCTCTGCACAGATCACAGCCAACACGGTCGAACAGTATCAGGGGGGTGAGCGAGACATCATCGTTGTGTCGGCCACGGTTACTGATCCGGAGTTTGCCCGTCGTGAGGAACGGTTTATCCTCAATCTCCGGCGGTTGCTCGTGGCGATTTCTCGATCGAAGCTGCTGACAGTTGTGGTCTGTAGCACGTCGTTGTTTGAGGTCGCACCACAGGACAGCGAGCGGCTTGACGATGGTCCCGTCTGGGCACGTCTGTTCACGCAGGCGGTCGGGCGTGACCCACAGCCTGCGTGGACCGGGCCCCTCGCCGAGTTCACCGGTGACAAACGTACCGACCACGCGGATGTGCCAGTGCAGGTGTATCCGAGCGAGATTGATACCAGTGGAGGTGAGCGGTGA
- a CDS encoding IS110 family transposase has product MYLGIDVHKRYAQVAVMDESGEIVEEVRVENANLDDLAQRYAGAQAAIEATSNYYHIHDTLSEHLDVTVAHPKELNQIADTDKKTDRVDAKELARMVRLNSVPESYVPTDEIREARALVRGRQSLVEHRTEYANKVHGLLSDHGISEDVKPLTQEGREFLRELSLPTPWKSVLESYLEVIETLTDEIQNLEETIEERAGSLEETQLLMTIPGVSYYTALTIYAELGEIDRFDGDKEVISYVGLNPVIRESGDSRIEGELSKRGSGRVRWLLVQAAHTAVHTCNDEYLSRFYERLASRKNSQKAIVATARKMLVSMYHMLDRGEVYDPPGVSA; this is encoded by the coding sequence ATGTACCTCGGAATCGACGTCCACAAACGGTACGCACAGGTGGCAGTAATGGATGAGTCTGGAGAAATCGTCGAAGAGGTTCGCGTCGAGAACGCGAACCTCGATGACCTTGCACAGCGGTACGCTGGCGCACAAGCCGCGATAGAGGCGACCAGCAATTACTACCACATCCACGATACGCTGTCGGAGCATTTGGATGTGACTGTTGCTCACCCGAAGGAACTGAACCAGATCGCTGATACTGATAAGAAAACTGATCGTGTTGACGCCAAAGAACTCGCGCGGATGGTTCGGTTGAACTCCGTGCCTGAGAGTTATGTTCCGACCGACGAAATCAGGGAAGCCCGCGCACTCGTGCGCGGGCGACAGTCGTTAGTCGAACACAGGACAGAGTATGCCAACAAGGTTCACGGCCTCCTCTCTGATCACGGCATCAGCGAAGATGTGAAGCCGTTGACCCAAGAGGGACGAGAGTTCCTGCGGGAACTCTCGCTCCCGACGCCATGGAAATCGGTGTTGGAGTCATACCTCGAAGTGATTGAGACGCTCACTGATGAGATACAGAATCTCGAAGAGACAATCGAAGAACGCGCTGGGTCTCTGGAGGAGACCCAGCTGCTGATGACGATTCCTGGTGTGAGTTACTATACGGCGTTGACGATCTACGCTGAATTAGGCGAGATTGATCGGTTTGACGGTGACAAAGAAGTCATCAGCTACGTCGGGTTGAACCCGGTGATCCGCGAGTCCGGCGACTCGCGGATCGAAGGTGAACTCTCGAAACGTGGTTCAGGGAGAGTCCGGTGGCTGCTCGTTCAGGCCGCTCATACTGCTGTCCACACCTGTAACGACGAGTATCTGAGTCGGTTCTACGAGCGGTTAGCTAGTCGGAAGAACTCACAGAAAGCAATCGTGGCAACAGCTCGAAAGATGCTGGTGTCGATGTACCACATGCTTGACCGAGGCGAAGTGTACGACCCACCTGGTGTAAGCGCGTAG